GGAGCAAATTGTAGATATATTAGAAGTAAATCGTGATACAATATCTCGTTGGTTTAACCGATGGGATCAAGGAAAAATGACCAATCTTGCTAATCTTCCTAAAAGTGGTCGTAGGCGTATTTATACAGAAACAGAAGAAAAAAAATGATCCAAAAAGCCTGTTTGGGCATCCAAAGGATAAAAGTATTTCTTCAAGAAGTGATCACTAGTACAGGTAAAAGTTGCCATATACAAACATTAAAGGGTATTTTCAAGAGGCATCGATTGGTATGGAAACGCTATAGAAAGAGCTTAAAACCAGAAAGAGATGAAGTACTTTTTGAGTTTTTCAAATCGGAATTAAGCTACCTAGAACAACAAGCAAAACAAGGAATAATAGACTTGATATTTATGGATGAATCGGGCTTTAACTTAAATCCAAATGTGCCCTATGGTTGGCAACCAATAGGACAGCAAATTTTGCTTCCTGCTAAACGCAGCTCAACTAATTGGACAGTTTTAGGTACGCTTAATATCCACAGTCAAAGCTTTTACGGTTATATGATGCCAGAGGCATGTACTGCAAAAACAGTAGTTGAAGTATTGTCTAATTTAAGCGAAAGAATCAATAAAAAAACGATAGTAATATTAGATAATGCCCCAGTGCATAAGGCAAAGATTGTAAAAGAAAAGTTAGTCGAATGGCGCAAAAAAGGACTTTACCTACAATTTATACCTGCCTATAGCCCTGAACTCAATAAAATAGAGATATTATGGAGACAGATGAAATATTATTGGTTAGAACCGAACGATTATCAATCTCAAAATACACTATACCAAAAAATTATTGAAATTCTTCAGAATTATGGATCTAAATACTCGATTTCTTTTTCTTAACTACTTAAATTACAAGAAAAGATGAGGAGAGAATGACGCCATGGAAGATACGTTTTATACGATATCGAGCAGTTGCCACTGTGGCCATTGATTTACAATTCATTTCTCTCTTTTCTTTATAGGAACAACAGTATTTAGGGGAGAGATATCTACCTCGGATAATTTACGTGAGAATCCGTTCCACGGTGGCCATAAAGAAATTCTAATGAAAAACACAATTTTAAAAAAATGCTTCGGAATTGACAGCGTGGCTGCCACATTTCAAAAGATACCTTTTCGGTTCAATATGGGATGCTTACCCAAGAATTAGATGTACGATATGGGGCAAAGAGAATTTTCAAAAATACCTTGAGCGACATCGAAAATTTTATTGTTTGGGCAAATAAAAAGCTAGATGACACCAGTCTTCCGACCCTTTTTGTGGTAGAAGCTACAGGGGTGTATTATGAGAACTTGGCATATGTTTTATCGGATACAAATCTACGGGTCAGTGTACTGTTGCCCAATAAAGCTAAAGCTTTTGCAGAAAGTCTAGACACAAAATCTGGGAGGTCCCATCTAAGACTGATGAATTAGATGCTATTATGCTGTGTCGTATGGGATTAGAACGAACACTACCCATTTGGCAAGCTCCCGATACTACTTTGAGAGAAATTAAACTGTTGACTAGGGAGCGAAGTCAATATCAAAAAAAGAAGACGGCTGCAATTAACCAGCTCCATGCTTATAAGAATGGTTTTGATGTCCCCAAAATCATTATTGAGCGCTTAGAGCAAGAAATCGAGTCCCTTCTTGATACGATTGTAATAATAGAGCAACAACTATCTGTACTTGTAGAGCAAGAAAAAGATATAAAGCAAACCATTGACAGAATTACAAAAGTACCTGGTCTAGGTGTGATAAGTGTACTAACCGTACTTGCTGAAACTAATAATTTTTCTTTGGTAAATAACATCAAACAGTTGGTAAGTTATGCAGGCTTGGATGTGCAACTTAACCAATCTGGAAAAAGTAGTAAAAGAGCTAGAATTTCTAAAAAAGGCCACCGTGGCAACGGGAATTCTCACATCAGAAAAGCTTTGTACATGCCTGCTCTTGCGGCTTGTAACAGTAAGAATTCAAGTTTACATGATTTTTATGAGGGGGTCATTGAAAAAAAGCCTTGCAAAAAGATTGGAGTCATTGCTGTAGAACGTAAGCTATTAATATTAATTTATTCGTTGTGGAAATCGAAAGAAGAGTTTGATGTAAAACGACATCAATCACAAAAAGAAATTTCATGTACAATACAAAAAAATAAGAGCGAGTTAGTACTCACTCTAAACTAGATGGACTTCGGTATAAAACTTCCTACCATGTCCTCTTTCGGGTAATTAAATTTACTGATTTTTATTTGTTTTTAAACACAGTATCAATGGCATTAAAACAAAGAAAGAATAGGAAATCAGTAAAACTGATGCACCATCGACCGCCGACCCGGTCAGATCGTGGTAGTCAGTATTGTTCCAATGATTATACAAAGCTTTTGAAGAAAAATAAGATTGAAATTAGTATGGTTCAAACTGGCGACCCAAGAGACAATGGGGGCCGTCCCACGGGATTGCTGAAAGAATGCACAGGACGCTGAAAACGGAGTTTTTATATGGTAAACCGAAGGGGTTTTTATCTACCGCAGCAGCTTCAGCCACAATGGAAAAAAACATTGAAGCATATAATAATATCAGACCCCATGCCAGTGTAGATTACCTCACCCCTGCTCAAGCACATTGCTTGGAGGGTAAAATACATAAACGGTGGAAAGCTCCCGGTTGGAAACCTGATTGGAAAAACCGAAAG
This genomic window from Chondrinema litorale contains:
- a CDS encoding helix-turn-helix domain-containing protein; translation: MRQHRFIKASKEEVDLLKSQLKKPMSRQESVRIEGLLLSIKGYTMEQIVDILEVNRDTISRWFNRWDQGKMTNLANLPKSGRRRIYTETEEKK
- a CDS encoding IS630 family transposase, whose translation is MIQKACLGIQRIKVFLQEVITSTGKSCHIQTLKGIFKRHRLVWKRYRKSLKPERDEVLFEFFKSELSYLEQQAKQGIIDLIFMDESGFNLNPNVPYGWQPIGQQILLPAKRSSTNWTVLGTLNIHSQSFYGYMMPEACTAKTVVEVLSNLSERINKKTIVILDNAPVHKAKIVKEKLVEWRKKGLYLQFIPAYSPELNKIEILWRQMKYYWLEPNDYQSQNTLYQKIIEILQNYGSKYSISFS
- a CDS encoding transposase, whose amino-acid sequence is MGLERTLPIWQAPDTTLREIKLLTRERSQYQKKKTAAINQLHAYKNGFDVPKIIIERLEQEIESLLDTIVIIEQQLSVLVEQEKDIKQTIDRITKVPGLGVISVLTVLAETNNFSLVNNIKQLVSYAGLDVQLNQSGKSSKRARISKKGHRGNGNSHIRKALYMPALAACNSKNSSLHDFYEGVIEKKPCKKIGVIAVERKLLILIYSLWKSKEEFDVKRHQSQKEISCTIQKNKSELVLTLN
- a CDS encoding integrase core domain-containing protein, whose translation is MHRTLKTEFLYGKPKGFLSTAAASATMEKNIEAYNNIRPHASVDYLTPAQAHCLEGKIHKRWKAPGWKPDWKNRKSRKKEINLEDYYEFNGVKGF